The Penicillium digitatum chromosome 6, complete sequence genome has a window encoding:
- a CDS encoding Vacuolar protein sorting-associated protein 64: MSDPRVTVTLVPLFEDTHSLRTLTITERDNTVAIGRASKRETRKRSPATENGWFESRVMSRDHACLNIPPNQNTVFISDCGSTHGTFLNDTKLATNMDTPLFSGDIIRFGVDVDRGQEVFEAIQVHCKVQWLKPQRAVIPDDETIIKLDPSPSTDSFCVPEEDSDVEAAEISSNDSSKESVTRSLETNVLQPLETSLVSPVTSVEGDEHSKDEPELHWGDLSPTEESIIKVVPETTPLVLELPSPLSDTKPTLAKPASTETLSALQTQEADSLSAVCYQKVPEIHYSNWTMMRPMFMRLADMAWGESNTIPDVDHDRRIIHAARRCSLSKDSYWVDDSPSFQPCVGTEVYWEPDSEESDTSFHRMPGNLLRYWSVDKRRYWVIYEEEASQNVSNWWWIVEKPQELLSEELKRQLETESEVDDCHKCWVVRAWEPQMIGDRWCDVAPYWDLNFDENWLSDDESVDSDEEAQGSEEYMSESDDLNESISENCECAYGIYNSESIHGADCGVSAEDFDENDEEDDDEVSDESESDSDCSSEDERLEHRISLKPDLHSLLDLECLKELGRADDTDAVEVSKHVPEETGLVQLRQKAIGDLLLNPTQNDSKPSMSQTAPGMTNPGAQFPTYTVSGELPRSCQNKYPPLQRKIESTVGISSLPHEIENCYHDGPFSTSAPIEDAWVPHLATSRKSNLKRTATEMQSSPLEPSLSQDAQRLPVEPGSQSDLNLDTLTTEAKDAISSALAENVSAFAENERPAKRVKSNDPTSKSLASHATTAVVSALLGGLGTIAVLAALPNEYFQ, encoded by the exons ATGTCGGACCCACGCG TCACAGTGACGCTTGTCCCCCTGTTCGAAGACACCCATTCCCTGCGTACCCTCACCATCACCGAGCGTGATAATACGGTAGCCATCGGACGTGCCTCGAAGCGTGAAACTCGAAAACGGAGTCCCGCAACAGAAAACGGTTGGTTTGAATCTCGGGTCATGTCTCGTGATCATGCCTGCCTCAATATACCACCGAACCAAAAT ACGGTCTTCATTTCCGACTGTGGCTCGACACACGGGACCTTCCTGAATGATACCAAGCTGGCTACAAATATGGATACCCCGCTGTTTAGTGGAGATATCATTCGATTTGGTGTCGATGTCGACCGTGGTCAAG AGGTTTTTGAGGCCATTCAAGTCCACTGCAAGGTTCAGTGGCTCAAACCCCAGCGTGCGGTCATTCCAGATGATGAAACTATTATCAAACTGGATCCAAGCCCGTCAACTGATAGTTTCTGCGTTCCCGAAGAAGATAGCGACGTTGAGGCTGCTGAAATCTCCAGTAATGACTCCTCTAAGGAGTCCGTTACCCGATCTTTAGAAACCAATGTTCTGCAGCCTCTCGAAACATCTCTAGTGTCTCCTGTCACGAGTGTCGAGGGCGACGAACACTCAAAGGATGAGCCGGAACTACATTGGGGAGATCTATCTCCTACCGAAGAATCTATCATAAAGGTTGTGCCCGAAACTACACCACTGGTTCTGGAGCTTCCCAGTCCGCTGTCTGACACCAAACCAACTCTCGCCAAACCAGCCTCTACCGAAACTCTGTCTGCTCTACAAACACAAGAGGCAGACAGTCTCTCGGCAGTCTGTTACCAGAAAGTACCCGAAATCCACTACAGCAATTGGACCATGATGAGGCCTATGTTCATGCGTCTGGCAGACATGGCTTGGGGCGAATCCAACACAATACCCGACGTTGATCACGACAGGCGCATTATTCACGCTGCACGTCGTTGTTCTCTCTCCAAAGATTCGTACTGGGTAGATGACTCCCCTAGCTTCCAACCTTGCGTTGGGACAGAAGTTTATTGGGAACCAGACTCCGAGGAATCAGACACATCCTTTCATCGTATGCCTGGCAACCTTCTTAGGTACTGGTCAGTCGATAAACGAAGGTACTGGGTTATCTATGAAGAGGAAGCCAGCCAGAATGTGAGCAATTGGTGGTGGATCGTTGAGAAGCCACAAGAGCTTCTTAGCGAGGAACTGAAGCGCCAGCTCGAGACTGAAAGTGAGGTGGATGACTGTCACAAATGCTGGGTCGTGAGGGCCTGGGAGCCCCAAATGATCGGAGATCGATGGTGCGATGTGGCTCCTTACTGGGATCTGAACTTCGATGAAAACTGGCTCTCTGACGACGAGTCAGTTGATTCAGACGAGGAAGCCCAGGGCAGTGAAGAGTACATGTCGGAATCAGATGATCTCAATGAGTCGATTTCAGAGAACTGCGAATGTGCATATGGGATTTACAACAGCGAATCGATCCATGGAGCCGACTGTGGGGTATCGGCAGAGGACTTTGATGAGAATGACGAAGAGGACGATGATGAGGTTTCTGATGAATCAGAAAGCGACTCTGATTGTTCTTCTGAGGATGAGCGCCTTGAACACCGTATTTCGCTGAAGCCTGATCTCCATTCCTTGCTTGATTTGGAGTGTCTGAAGGAACTTGGACGCGCTGACGACACCGATGCCGTTGAAGTGTCCAAGCATGTACCTGAAGAGACTGGCTTAGTGCAATTGCGCCAGAAGGCTATTGGGGATCTGCTACTGAACCCCACACAGAACGATAGCAAGCCATCGATGTCACAGACTGCCCCTGGTATGACAAACCCAGGTGCCCAGTTCCCCACATACACTGTGTCTGGTGAGCTGCCAAGATCTTGTCAGAACAAATATCCACCATTGCAACGGAAAATTGAGAGCACTGTTGGAATATCGTCCTTGCCTCATGAAATCGAGAATTGCTATCACGATGGACCGTTCTCGACTAGTGCTCCCATTGAAGATGCCTGGGTGCCCCATTTGGCAACATCTAGAAAATCAAATCTGAAGCGTACTGCAACAGAGATGCAATCATCGCCCCTTGAACCCAGTCTTTCTCAAGATGCTCAGCGGCTGCCTGTAGAGCCAGGCAGCCAGTCAGATCTCAACCTCGACACACTTACCACCGAGGCTAAGGATGCGATCAGCTCTGCACTTGCCGAGAATGTCTCTGCGTTTGCTGAGAATGAGCGTCCGGCAAAGCGAGTGAAGTCCAATGACCCAACCTCAAAGTCCTTGGCAAGCCACGCCACCACGGCGGTCGTCAGCGCTCTGCTGGGTGGTCTGGGAACCATCGCTGTGCTCGCAGCCTTGCCAAACGAATACTTTCAGTGA
- a CDS encoding Zn(2)-C6 fungal-type DNA-binding domain codes for MPNPRYQTEQHEVNQPVAKRTKRPRATQACDRCRLKKYKCNEHYPCLHCSKSGLDCVYQGTYRERAISRTADYVIDLEKKVEELTAKLRDAEAKTSRGDPIPPAETLCPMRNVSTPLEVVKIPETRRESDGMPKNEMNEFINTVGIESHGSASSVVISDNLKKRREPKGPKKCCPPAADSSITPTLTNPESSPASAVGPGQMLSIERSNYYFDQAHVFMNGYFESIHFVHPFVDKEDFFARANDLWFNRSRTPEPSFIALYLSVLSLGSLVRVWDEGTLAGLGRFEWSRKLFEEAQVYLNNLRFSNDLETVQCLYMMAKVCQNELNPNLAYMYLGLAVRTCLSAGFNREIPCPEDTTQRSDWISKTWWGLFSLEIEMSFSVGRPDSLGMDEYHNRKIPPRDDSEFAIIPWMIDFAQIIRQISVQIYHSRISLPDKLQLALQIEMEMDRWLARLPEMIKPDVGGYRLGRSALRDPKWARRQQLVLGIRYYNVRMLLFRPFLSRLTRKAQHPPTDLDQTFDKCLDAAIRSLQVLHDLYRVHTFFRCWWYNTTYVMLATSTLLLPMSRLGMCAETIPLLRSVEMGVEILEAMDESVIAQKSVEIIRQYLRDFREPEASQLPGEGEAPLSETGQAFEVPEWAYGFGLPDYSFEGIARLFHDLGEFPILNE; via the exons ATGCCAAATCCCCGATATCAGACCGAGCAGCATGAAGTCAATCAGCCAGTCGCTAAGCGTACCAAACGGCCGCGTGCGACTCAAGCTTGTGACAGATGCAGGCTGAAAAAGTACAAGTGCAATGAGCACTATCCGTGTTTGCATTGTAGCA AAAGCGGCCTGGATTGCGTGTATCAGGGAACGTACAGAGAGCGTGCAATTAGCCGGACGGCAGA TTATGTTATCGATCTGGAGAAGAAAGTGGAAGAGCTGACCGCGAAGCTTCGTGATGCAGAGGCTAAAACTTCCCGTGGAGATCCCATCCCACCAGCGGAAACGCTCTGCCCTATGCGTAATGTTTCCACGCCACTAGAGGTGGTAAAGATCCCCGAGACCCGGAGAGAATCTGACGGAATGCCCAAGAACGAGATGAACGAGTTCATCAACACCGTTGGCATTGAATCCCATGGGAGTGCGTCCTCGGTGGTCATCAGCGACAATCTGAAGAAAAGGCGTGAACCCAAAGGCCCCAAAAAATGCTGCCCTCCGGCAGCTGACTCCTCGATAACCCCGACGCTCACTAATCCAGAATCATCCCCTGCATCCGCTGTTGGGCCGGGACAGATGCTGTCCATCGAACGGTCAAACTACTATTTCGACCAGGCTCATGTCTTTATGAATGGATACTTTGAGAGCATTCACTTCGTCCATCCATTTGTTGACAAGGAGGACTTCTTTGCGCGCGCTAATGACCTTTGGTTCAATCGGTCACGCACGCCTGAGCCGAGTTTTATCGCGCTGTACCTCAGCGTTCTCTCGCTTGGGTCCCTGGTGCGTGTTTGGGATGAAGGGACCCTAGCCGGGTTGGGTCGCTTTGAATGGAGCCGAAAGCTGTTTGAGGAAGCACAGGTGTACCTGAACAACCTACGCTTTTCGAACGATCTTGAAACCGTTCAGTGTCTTTATATGATG GCCAAAGTTTGTCAAAATGAACTCAATCCAAATC TGGCCTATATGTATCTTGGCCTCGCAGTGAGGACCTGTCTTTCGGCCGGCTTTAATCGGGAGATTCCGTGTCCAGAAGATACCACGCAGCGTTCCGATTGGATCTCAAAGACTTGGTG GGGTCTGTTCTCTTTGGAAAT TGAGATGAGCTTTTCGGTTGGACGACCAGACTCCCTTGGAATGGATGAATATCACAATCGCAAGATTCCACCACGCGATGATTCCGAATTTGCCATCATCCCATGGATGATTGATTTTGCGCAGATCATTCGACAAATCTCTGTCCAGATCTACCATTCTCGCATCTCATTACCGGACAAGTTACAACTTGCTCTACAGATCGAAATGGAAATGGATCGGTGGTTAGCgaggcttccagagatgATCAAACCTGATGTTGGAGGATATCGACTTGGCCGTAGTGCCCTGCGCGACCCGAAGTGGGCACGAAGACAACAGCTCGTGTTGGGAATTA GGTATTACAATGTCAGGATGTTGCTCTTCCGGCCTTTCTTAAGCCGCTTAACACGCAAAGCACAACATCCTCCAACCGATTTGGACCAAACTTTTGACAAATGTTTGGACGCCGCCATAAGGTCTCTCCAAGTGCTTCATGACCTTTACCGAGTTCACACCTTTTTCCGCTGCTG GTGGTATAACACAACCTACGTAATGCTCGCTACAtcgacccttcttcttccaatGTCTCGGCTGGGCATGTGTGCTGAAACCATTCCTTTGTTGCGATCGGTGGAAATGGGTGTGGAGATCTTGGAAGCCATGGACGAGTCTGTAATAGCACAAAAGTCGGTTGAGATTATCAGGCAGTACCTAAGAGACTTCCGAGAACCTGAAGCATCACAGCTACCTGGAGAGGGTGAAGCTCCCCTATCTGAGACGGGCCAAGCATTTGAAGTTCCA GAATGGGCTTATGGTTTTGGCTTGCCGGATTATTCTTTCGAGGGAATTGCTCGGCTGTTTCACGATCTTGGAGAGTTCCCAATATTGAATGAATGA
- a CDS encoding RNA-binding protein, with protein sequence MDFHLVPRGTDRNYTGFLTKTIVYIGTLVVLLASFGLTISSIVIPKWVSYHSDKPDNHYSYGLHRRCSSLTDTCESFPQREDCHGEDRYFCSMWRSVGFLVSFAVVLQGIGIVTYLVILSGGKRLRENGWSVLSLTVGLSAIVQAAGMSIVAFLFDNEDRFFVGWKLDQSWILCTISWCLSVFCAGAVIVAAKVLPSEGGYELIPDHDELQTKRPVDLSRSLRLFYLLISCFGVGAVYTFDRSGLW encoded by the exons ATGGACTTCCACCTAGTGCCTCGCGGTACCGATCGGAACTACACAGGATTCCTCACAAAGACAATCGTTTACATCGGGACACTAGTGGTACTTCTGGCCT CATTTGGCTTGACCATATCCTCCATTGTCATTCCAAAATGGGTTAGCTACCATAGTGACAAG CCCGACAATCACTATTCCTATGGCCTTCACCGCCGCTGCTCCTCTCTCACCGATACCTGTGAGAGCTTCCCACAACGCGAAGATTGCCATGGCGAAGACCGATACTTTTGCTCCATGTGGCGCTCCGTCGGGTTCTTGGTATCCTTTGCAGTCGTTCTGCAGGGCATAGGCATAGTCACCTACCTAGTCATCTTGAGTGGCGGGAAACGGCTGCGCGAAAATGGGTGGAGTGTTCTTAGTTTGACAGTTGGATTGTCTGCCATTGTGCAGGCAGCCGGCATGTCGATAGTG GCATTTCTATTCGATAACGAGGACCGGTTCTTCGTCGGCTGGAAACTTGACCAGTCCTGGATCCTTTGCACTATCAGTTGGTGTCTCAGCGTCTTCTGCGCCGGCGCGGTTATTGTGGCTGCTAAGGTCTTACCCTCTGAAGGTGGGTATGAGCTGATTCCTGATCATGATGAACTTCAA ACGAAGAGACCTGTAGACCTATCTAG ATCGTTGAGGCTtttctatcttttgatctcGTGCTTTGGCGTTGGGGCTGTATACACCTTTGATCGTTCCGGGCTATGGTAG
- a CDS encoding RNA-processing protein, HAT helix: MDINSLLSPDSNPKSGNSTTVPGHTSNNAPVTSAGPSPHKAIERARTGSRRKGKTSSPLAQQVYVSTRESSPGPSGGNGTSPTEVTSRQPSTPGMDTLADLASMQHHQPQRPKPTSMLRSTESYEHQLSPSTIHPHVNSVTHNTPTSRMSFEIAMSDGRDGPANRTYAATSLDPDAQRLATELFQQISVNPHTHDAHVRFIGLLHAGFVNHVYPPNNPDVHGDPRRYDLLNDLQTAREEMDKLFAMGEDLWAEWIQDESMLAQDVDGRIAVLELCQRSVEEEFGSTKLWNIYGEWVLYLYNSAHGEASSQWTEEDRMVGREVFTWDSVVEVWQRGADATKWRINNSHLVWDRLLDLYAQDIARAPSQEKINHLHGLYGHRLQTPHATWDQTFQKFSSFISTYFNSKYEDIMSETVARAAEPKALYNAREDFEHRLAKAQESGDRSLEWTAYSEYIDWELTRNRRKRGDFSFDLVNAIYQRAVLHFPTDVSLWEDYVMFLIGESLHRRASTTTISTLDRATRHCPWSGNLWSQYLLSSERESQSFNKIASIKHKATSTGLLDAGGLEEVLKVHVTWCSYLRRRAFLSDSTDEDLDVAEVGIRSAIESVQELGEKKYGPAYQGDPLFRLERIYIRFLSESGSWDSARETFKGLVARRGSSYDFWLAYYEWELICWSKFVQGEATVDAARRTPNPSFATAVLKQAIKRTDLDWPEKIVQTYITHCEDYEDSDELQLAVIETRKAMRAVTVRKEREAREAAAAQQQQQWEAAAKAVPSPEKRKREDVKDEMPETKKVRTEEALAEVPAPPPRDRENATVIVTNLPKGATERQVRQFFRHIGTINSFKMLRRDEKNSEVAVIEFETKEDALAALTRDQKHFKDTDNVVDVQIGSQTTLWITNYPPTADEDYLRNLFSKYGEVLEVRMPSLKFDTSRRFCYLQMDTSSAAHHATELHGMRFEDGTRLSVKISDPGQKTARSGPRYEGREIYVSNVAWDASEKDLKELFSKFGDIEKALIERKINGGSKGFGFVTFATKEAAKDAVAMNEYVFRSRPLRVEIATTDTRRGNQVVISRVASHPADYGVRGLEVPVGEHSQRTLALMNVPDTVNQARIRTLVEPYGRLVAINLRPEHQGAIVEYVDIQDAGKAALALEGKEITAGRPLHIGTVREMMNSQPEIKKDRGQSVKQENKTKKPNLQPTGPIRRPQQPGARKSGLGMKRQIAPPGQQPSAANPASDKMDTTPDGESKPKKSNDDFRAMLHQKRPE; this comes from the exons ATGGACATCAATTCGCTTCTTTCGCCGGACTCGAATCCCAAGTCTGGGAACTCCACAACCGTCCCTGGTCATACGTCGAACAATGCACCGGTCACCTCTGCAGGGCCATCCCCCCACAAAGCTATCGAGAGAGCTCGGACTGGCTCCAGACGAAAGGGCAAGACATCTTCGCCTCTTGCACAGCAGGTGTACGTTTCTACCAGAGAATCTTCGCCAGGACCCAGCGGAGGAAATGGGACTTCTCCGACTGAAGTAACCTCAAGACAACCTTCCACGCCCGGAATGGACACTTTGGCGGATCTCGCCTCGATGCAGCACCACCAACCGCAACGTCCAAAGCCAACAAGCATGCTCCGGAGTACTGAATCCTACGAGCACCAGTTATCCCCATCTACTATTCACCCACACGTCAACTCTGTCACTCACAACACCCCAACCTCTCGGATGTCGTTTGAGATCGCCATGTCAGATGGGCGCGACGGCCCCGCGAATAGAACCTATGCCGCGACTTCGCTCGACCCGGATGCGCAACGATTGGCGACCGAACTTTTTCAACAGATCTCGGTCAACCCCCACACGCATGACGCGCACGTGCGATTTATCGGATTGCTGCATGCAGGATTTGTCAACCATGTCTACCCACCGAATAACCCAGATGTCCACGGTGACCCGCGACGCTATGACCTACTCAACGATTTGCAAACGGCGCGTGAAGAAATGGACAAACTTTTTGCCATGGGAGAAGATCTTTGGGCTGAATGGATTCAGGACGAGAGTATGTTAGCTCAAGATGTCGACGGGCGCATTGCTGTTTTAGAGCTCTGCCAGCGATCTGTCGAAGAGGAGTTTGGCAGTACAAAGTTATGGAATATCTACGGCGAATGGGTGCTTTATCTTTACAATTCTGCTCATGGCGAAGCCAGTTCTCAATGGACCGAAGAGGATCGCATGGTGGGGCGTGAGGTGTTCACATGGGACTCGGTCGTGGAGGTGTGGCAGCGCGGTGCAGACGCTACAAAATGGAGAATCAACAACAGCCACTTGGTCTGGGATCGCCTCTTAGACCTCTATGCTCAGGACATTGCTCGCGCACCTTCCCAGGAAAAGATCAACCATCTCCATGGACTTTATGGCCATCGTCTGCAAACCCCCCACGCCACCTGGGACCAGACGTTCCAGAAGTTTTCAAGTTTCATTTCAACTTATTTTAACAGCAAGTATGAGGACATCATGTCTGAAACTGTCGCCCGCGCAGCTGAGCCAAAGGCTCTCTACAACGCACGGGAGGACTTTGAACACCGCCTGGCTAAAGCGCAAGAGTCTGGCGATCGTAGTCTCGAATGGACAGCTTACTCCGAGTATATTGATTGGGAATTGACGCGCAATCGCCGAAAACGAGGAGATTTCAGCTTCGACTTGGTGAATGCCATCTACCAGCGCGCCGTTCTTCACTTCCCAACCGATGTTTCGCTTTGGGAAGACTATGTCATGTTTCTGATCGGCGAATCTCTTCATCGCCGCGCCTCTACCACGACAATCTCAACCCTAGACCGTGCCACACGTCATTGTCCATGGTCTGGAAACCTGTGGTCCCAATATCTTCTGAGCTCGGAAAGAGAGAGCCAGTCGTTCAACAAGATTGCGAGTATCAAGCACAAAGCGACTAGCACTGGACTGCTTGATGCCGGTGGTTTGGAGGAAGTCTTGAAGGTTCATGTCACCTGGTGCAGTTACCTTCGTCGACGCGCCTTTCTATCTGACTCAACCGACGAAGATCTTGATGTCGCGGAAGTTGGAATTCGCTCAGCAATTGAGAGCGTGCAAGAACTGGGCGAAAAGAAGTACGGCCCAGCGTATCAGGGCGATCCTCTCTTCCGTCTGGAACGAATTTACATCCGTTTCCTCAGCGAAAGCGGCAGCTGGGATAGCGCACGAGAGACTTTCAAGGGCTTAGTGGCTCGCCGTGGTAGTAGCTATGACTTCTGGCTCGCCTACTACGAATGGGAGTTGATTTGCTGGAGCAAATTTGTGCAGGGCGAGGCAACAGTCGACGCTGCACGCCGAACTCCCAACCCGAGCTTTGCTACTGCTGTGCTCAAACAAGCGATCAAGAGAACAGATCTGGACTGGCCTGAGAAGATCGTCCAGACATACATTACACATTGCGAGGACTATGAAGACTCAGATGAGCTTCAGCTGGCCGTGATTGAGACCCGGAAAGCAATGCGAGCTGTCACTGTCCGGAAAGAGAGGGAAGCGCGAGAGGCAGCTGCAGcacaacagcaacagcagtGGGAGGCCGCAGCGAAGGCAGTCCCTTCACCTGAAAAGAGAAAACGTGAAGACGTAAAGGACGAGATGCCGGAAACCAAAAAGGTCCGCACTGAGGAGGCACTGGCGGAGGTTCCCGCTCCTCCTCCACGGGACCGAGAGAATGCGACTGTTATCGTCACGAACTTGCCTAAAGGTGCCACTGAGCGTCAGGTTCGCCAATTCTTCCGTCAT ATCGGTACCATCAACTCTTTCAAAATGCTCCGTCGAGACGAGAAAAACTCCGAAGTTGCGGTCATCGAATTCGAAACCAAGGAAGACGCCCTTGCTGCTCTCACTCGCGACCAAAAGCACTTCAAAGACACTGATAATGTCGTCGACGTGCAAATTGGGTCACAAACAACACTTTGGATCACCAATTACCCGCCGACTGCGGACGAGGACTACCTCCGCAACCTCTTCAGCAAG TATGGCGAAGTACTCGAAGTTCGAATGCCATCTCTCAAGTTTGACACTTCCAGACGCTTCTGCTACTTGCAGATGGATACCTCCAGTGCTGCCCACCATGCGACAGAGCTTCATGGAATGCGATTCGAAGATGGTACGAGGCTCAGTGTCAAGATATCCGATCCTGGACAAAAAACAGCCCGCAGTGGTCCCAGATACGAAGGACGAGAAATTTATGTTTCCAACGTTGCTTGGGACGCTAGTGAAAAAGATCTGAAAGAACTGTTTTCCAAATTCGGTGACATTGAAAAGGCCTTGATTGAGAGAAAGATTAATGGTGGCAGCAAGGGATTCGGCTTTGTTACTTTCGCCACCAAGGAAGCTGCCAAGGATGCCGTCGCTATGAATGAATATGTGTTCAGGTCTCGTCCTCTGCGTGTTGAAATTGCTACCACCGACACTCGACGTGGAAACCAAGTCGTCATCTCTCGAGTTGCATCACACCCGGCGGACTACGGTGTCCGCGGTCTTGAAGTTCCGGTTGGCGAGCATTCACAGCGCACACTTGCTTTGATGAACGTCCCCGATACCGTCAATCAAGCCCGCATTCGGACCCTTGTCGAACCATATGGCCGTTTAGTCGCGATCAATTTGCGCCCAGAACATCAAGGTGCTATTGTGGAATATGTCGATATTCAAGATGCCGGCAAAGCTGCGTTAGCGCTCGAAGGGAAGGAGATCACTGCTGGACGCCCGCTCCATATCGGCACAGTTCGAGAGATGATGAATTCGCAACCGGAAATCAAAAAGGACCGGGGGCAATCCGTCAAGCAGgaaaacaaaacaaagaagCCGAACCTGCAACCAACTGGGCCGATTAGACGCCCGCAGCAACCTGGAGCTCGAAAGAGTGGTCTTGGGATGAAGCGACAGATCGCACCTCCTGGTCAGCAACCATCTGCCGCCAATCCGGCCAGTGACAAAATGGACACGACGCCTGACGGCGAGAGCAAACCGAAAAAAAGCAATGACGATTTCCGCGCAATGCTTCACCAAAAGCGTCCGGAATGA
- a CDS encoding mitochondrial 54S ribosomal protein uL22m: MVYRSGQLVQTALAVRTISFVPRRTLTSTAIRYALNDGETKKPTGLFSSLKNIFLGGSSQKPKVAHRPSAPKKEEGGLGTSIFGSDFTSPTTGPMPSRPTGEQPKEGISGKLEDRDLSRLQVGLGPDPKAQLRWERKMAVREVRKRGRVPTKVQIKRTERESLSKSHWIKTSLKKLGPLARQIAGKNIDEAILQMRFSNKKAAKDVLEHLEHAKNVAIVRAGMGLGASNSEPSKPITVTLKTGERQKIANPTDIYIQEAWVNRGPYGYEMDHRARGQINRMRPPTTSISVLLKEEKTRIREWEDREAKAQRERRSQLWTQLPDRKISAQNQYYSW, translated from the exons ATGGTCTATCGCTCAGGGCAATTGGTTCAGACAG CTTTAGCTGTCCGCACCATTTCCTTCGTCCCTCGCCGAACATTGACCTCCACGGCCATCCGTTACGCTTTGAACGATGGCGAAACCAAAAAGCCGACCGGtttgttttcttccttgAAGAACATATTTTTGGGGGGATCTAGCCAGAAACCCAAAGTCGCCCACCGACCCTCGGCCCCtaagaaggaagaaggtgGTCTAGGAACCTCCATCTTCGGATCAGACTTCACTTCACCAACAACCGGTCCCATGCCATCCCGGCCAACGGGGGAACAACCAAAAGAAGGCATCTCCGGAAAGCTGGAGGACCGCGACTTGAGTCGCCTGCAAGTGGGACTGGGACCCGACCCTAAAGCCCAGCTACGATGGGAGAGGAAGATGGCCGTCCGCGAGGTCCGGAAACGCGGCCGTGTGCCGACGAAGGTGCAAATTAAGCGCACAGAGCGCGAATCGCTTTCTAAATCTCACTGGATCAAGACGTCACTGAAGAAGCTGGGTCCTCTGGCCCGCCAAATCGCCGGCAAGAATATCGACGAGGCCATCCTCCAGATGCGCTTCAGCAACAAAAAGGCCGCTAAGGACGTACTGGAACACCTGGAACACGCAAAGAACGTCGCCATTGTCCGTGCCGGCATGGGCCTTGGGGCCTCTAACTCCGAGCCATCGAAACCTATCACTGTCACACTGAAGACTGGCGAGCGACAGAAGATTGCCAACCCCACTGACATCTACATCCAAGAAGCCTGGGTCAACCGTGGTCCCTATGGATATGAGATGGATCATCGCGCCCGTGGTCAGATCAACCGTATGCGTCCGCCTACCACAAGCATTTCAGTCCTGctgaaggaagagaagactCGTATCCGGGAGTGGGAGGACCGGGAGGCTAAGGCCCAGCGGGAGCGCAGGTCTCAGCTCTGGACACAACTGCCGGATCGCAAGATCTCTGCGCAGAACCAGTATTACAGCTGGTAA
- a CDS encoding Histidine phosphatase superfamily, clade-1, producing the protein MNTPPLLRIKTVTGYFLQDDPITDPDTFDYVKSNFGLIEKHYDEHLGVEQTDSQWRRFDTHIQRLNASETKKLKVLFLGRHGEGVHNVAERKYGTQKWNDYWSLQDGDENGNWVDARLTEQGRYQANVAHAAWEQQIEAGIPSPQSYYVSPLNRCLETAQITFQGLPIPDTAPFKPTIKELLRETMGQHTCDRRSVASEIAKEYPEYRFEAEFSEEDKLWNAKVRESNKHRNDRLRCLLNDV; encoded by the exons ATGAACACCCCACCCCTGTTGCGAATCAAAACAGTTACGGGGTATTTCCTCCAGGATGACCCCATTACTGATCCCGATACTTTCGACTAC GTAAAATCAAACTTCGGACTCATCGAAAAACACTACGACGAGCACCTCGGGGTGGAACAGACTGACAGCCAGTGGCGGCGCTTTGACACCCACATTCAACGGCTGAACGCCAGCGAGACCAAAAAGCTCAAAGTTCTCTTCCTCGGACGCCACGGCGAGGGCGTCCACAACGTTGCCGAGCGCAAGTATGGCACCCAGAAGTGGAAT GATTACTGGTCTCTGCAAGATGGAGACGAGAACGGCAACTGGGTCGATGCTCGTCTTACTGAACAGGGCAGATACCAAGCAAACGTTGCACATGCAGCTTGGGAGCAGCAGATCGAGGCTGGCATCCCGTCACCGCAGTCCTACTACGTGAGCCCCCTGAACCGGTGCCTTGAAACGGCGCAGATCACGTTTCAAGGACTTCCGATCCCTGACACGGCCCCTTTTAAGCCGACCATTAAAGAG CTCCTCCGTGAAACGATGGGTCAGCACACCTGTGACCGTCGCTCAGTGGCTTCGGAAATCGCTAAAGAGTATCCGGAGTACCGATTTGAAGCAGAATTCTCCGAGGAAGACAAGTTGTGGAATGCCAAGGTCCGCGAGTCAAACAAGCATCGCAATGATCGCCTTCGCTGTCTTCTGAATGAT GTGTGA